Below is a genomic region from Rhodohalobacter sp. 614A.
TAATTGAAGCAGGAAAAAGCAGTTCGGGCCGTAAAGTTTTTACCGTTCGTGTTACAGAGACAAACATTGCAGAAGAGGCAATTTGGAAAGAAGATTATAACGTTCGCTTGTATGCTGATCAAAATGTAAATGAAAAACTATCTGAAGGGGATATTGTGGATGCAAATATCCGTCTGTATGAATTCCCCGAACAAAGAAATCCACACAAATTTGACTACGGAGATTGGTTGAATTCAAAAGGGATTGTGGCTCATGGAGAGCTGAACGACTTCTTGATTGTCAAAGAGGAGCAATGGTGGGATTTAGGAAGTCTAAGAAGTACGATCCTTAGAAATGCAGAGAACTTGTTTCACAAGGATGAAGCCTCGCTGGCAAAAGCTCTCCTTTTGGGATATAAAGATGATTTATCAACAGAAAGCAAGCAACAATTTGCAAGAGCCGGTTTATCTCACATCATGGCCGTTTCGGGACTTCACGTGGGTTTTATTGTCGCTCCGTTTTGGTTCCTCATTCCATTTATGTGGGGATCCAAAAAAGGAAAATGGTTTGGATTGATTATTCTGACATTGCTGCTCATTTGCTACGCCGGAATAACGGGGTTTAGTGCATCCGTCAGCCGCGCTTCACTGATGGCATGGCTTTTAACATATGGCCGGTTATTTCACAAAGTTCGGAATTCCATTAATCTAACAGCCTTGGCCGCCATAATTCTGCTTTTGATTAATCCGGATCAACTTTTTGATCCGGGTTTCCAACTATCCTTCAGTGCGGTATTTATCATTCTGTTAGTGATGCCCGAAGCCCAAAGATTGATCCCGCGAAAATATCATTTTGGATGGATTGGCGGTTTGATTACAATCATCCTGGTATCTATAGTCGTTCAACTGGGCTTATTTCCAATCCTGATAAACTACTTTGGCGAATTTTCTGTGGTTGGCCCACTCTCCAATGCATTGGTGATTCCTTTGATGACCATTGTAGTTCCCATTGGTTTGATTCTTGTTCTGATCGGGCCTGTCATCCCGGAAATTCTTGTCCTGCCGATTGACTATGCACTGAAATGGATTCAATCTGTAGCCACATTTACGGGCGGAAGCAATCTGAGCTTTGTAACTCTGAATGAATTTTCGTTCTCACTTTTCTTCATCTGGCTCTTTGGAATATTGCTAATTGCATCTCAGCGAATCCCGAAAATTCGCTGGAAAATGTTGATTTGTCTTTTACTGGCAATGAATGGTTTTATGTTTGAGCAAGTCATTCATCAAACAGAGGCAAAAAAACTCAAGGTTACTTTTTTGGATGTTGGCCAGGGCGATGCCATTCACATCCAAACACCTAATAATAAACATCTGTTAGTAGATGCGGGACGATGGTCACCGGGAAGCAATAGCGGCGAAGATGTAATTTTGCCCTATTTAGAAATAAAGGGAATCAAAAAACTGGAAGCCATTTTTCTTTCACATCCACATGCAGATCATATCGGCGGAATTGTTGAAATTCTTGACCATGTGCATGTAGATACAATTTACCAAAGTGATGTGGAGTATGATTCAAATCTGTATCAATCATTCATGGATTTAGCTGAACAGAAACGCATTCCAGTCAAGTATCCTCAAGCCGGAAATATTATAAATGCGGATCCATCAATAAGAGTATTTGTTTTGGGCCCGGAAGAAAATGTCTATCAATCGAACCCGAATAACAGGTCACTGGTTTTTAAGATTGTATATGGAAGTACATCAATTCTCTTTAGCGGGGATGCCGAAAAAGAGCAGGAAGAAATGATAGCCCAAAGATATGGTGATTTTCTGAAATCAGACCTTTATAAAGTGGGGCACCACGCCAGTAATACCAGTTCGAGTGCTTCATTCATTAGACTGATAGGACCTTCCATAACGGTTGCCTCACTTGCATTCGAAAATCGATTTGGGCATCCGGGCACTCGGGCGGTAAGTCGATTACATGAATATAGCAGCCAGCAACATTATACAAGTTTATCAGGTGCGGTACTGTTTGAGTCTGATGGAAAGGCATTTCGGCGTATAGAATGGAAGGAATTTGACTAGGCTATATCCAAGTTAATATCATTTACGATTTATTTTTTTAAAACCAGCGAATTTTGTCAGGGTAAGAGGCTGCCAATCGGTATTAATAAAAGAGGACGGAATTTTTTTAAAAAAATAGGATGGATACCATTCAAAAAAATAAATCATCTATTGGGGCAAGAGACTTTCTACTTAACAATGATTATGCAAAAACTCTCTACCATGAGTCTGCAAAAGACCTGCCCATTATCGATTATCATTGTCATATCCCACCGGCAGAGATTGCATCAGACAAGCAATTTAAAAATCTGACTGAAATATGGCTGGCCGGCGATCATTACAAGTGGCGGGCTATGCGCACAATGGGAGTTGATGAAGATTTTATTACAGGAAACGCAAGCAGCGAGGATAAATTTAAGAAATGGGCGGAAACCGTCCCTTACACGTTAAGGAATCCGTTGTATCACTGGACTCACCTCGAGCTGAAACGTTACTTTGATATCGACGAATTTTTAACGCCCGAAACAGCGGATAAAATTTACCGCGAATGTAACGAGAAGTTGCAAACCAAAGAATTTTCTACACGCAGTCTGATTCGGAAGATGAATGTAAGCGTGATTTGTACTACCGACGATCCGGCGGATTCGCTCAATCATCATCAAAAAATTAAAGAAGACGGATTTGACGTAAAAGTTTTGCCCGGCTTCCGTCCAGATGCGGCGTATAATTTTGCTGATTCTGCATCTTATAATGACTATCTGGACCGGTTGGGTGAAGCTGCAAATACAGAAATTTCAAGCTATGATGATCTGATTCAAGCGCTGTTTAATCGTATGGATTTTTTCCATGAAAATGGGTGTCGCCTGTCCGATCATGGATTGAAAAAGTTGTACTATCGGCCATCATCACAACAAAATGTAAACTCGTACTTTGAAAAAATTCGGAGTGGATCGCCCCTTACCGGAGAGGAACAAGAAGTTTTGACCTATTCCATTTTAACAGAATTGGGCCGGCAGTATTCAAAGAAAGGCTGGGTACAGCAATTTCATCTGGGCGCTCTTCGGAATACCAACAGCCGGATGATGAAACAACTTGGGCCGGATACCGGGTTTGATTCCGTGGGCGATTACTCTCAAGCCGAAGACATGGCAAGTTTTTTTAATGAGCTTGATACTAATGATCAACTGGCCAAAACCATCATTTATAATTTAAATCCTTCTGACAATACCGTGTTCGCAACAATGGCCGGGAATTTTAACGACGGCTCGGTTCGTGGCAAAATGCAATATGGTTCTGCGTGGTGGTTTTTGGATCAGAAAGATGGAATCGAAGATCAGTTAAATGTCCTTTCTAATATGGGGCTTTTAAGCTGTTTCATCGGTATGCTTACGGATTCCCGGAGCTTTCTGTCGTATCCCCGGCATGAATATTTTCGTCGGGTGCTTTGCAACCTGATAGGTACAGACATTGCAAACGATGAACTTCCGGCAGATCTGGAGTGGACGGGCAAAATCGTCTCAGATATCTGTTACGGAAATGCAGACACATATTTTAATTTTTAAAAATGAGATTTAAAGGAGATCAATAAATGAAGAAAGTAGTAACCTTTGGGGAAATTATGTTAAGACTTTCTCCGCCAGAACATCTTCGTTTTTCACAAGCCAATTCATTTGATGTTATATATGGCGGAGGCGAATCGAATGTAGCTTCTTCGTTGGCAAATTTTGGTATGCCTTCTGAATTTGTTACGCGTCTTCCCAAAAACGACATTGGGCAATGTGCTTTAGGCGAGCTTCGAAAACGAGGTGTGAAAACCGATCATATCGCATTTGGAGGAGAACGTCTGGGAATCTATTTCCTGGAAACCGGTGCGGTAAGCCGTGGCAGCAAGGTGGTTTATGATCGCGCACATTCTGCCATTTCTACGATTGAAAAAGGGATGATCGATTGGGAAGAGGTATTTGAAGATGCCCAGTGGTTTCATTGGACCGGGATTACGCCAGCCATTTCTCAGGGTGCTGCGGATGCCACCAAAGAAGCTATCGAAGTGGCAAATAAGTTAGGCTTAACCGTTTCTACCGATCTGAATTACCGGACAAAACTCTGGAAATATGGCAAAGAACCCGGTGAAATTATGCCGGACCTAGTTGCCGGTTGCGATATTATTTTGGGTAACGAAGAAGATGCTGAAAAACATTTTGGCATCCATCCCGCCGATGTGGATGTAACCAAAGGAGACACAGTTGATTCCGACGCCTACCGGTCGGTTTGTGAACAGCTCTATGAGCGATTTCCAAAATCAAAGAAAATTATTACGACTCTTCGTGGTTCAATCAGCGCTTCTCACAATACATGGTCGGGTGTGCTTTACAACGGAGAAGAGTTTTTGGATACAGATACCTATGATATCACTCATATTGTAGATCGCGTAGGCGGGGGAGATTCCTTTATGGCCGGCTTGATTTACGGATTGATAAATTTTGACGGTAATGACCAAAAAGCTCTTGATTTTGCAGTGGCAGCTTCATGCCTGAAACACACCATTTTTGGGGATGTAAACCTGGCTACGGTAGAAGAAGTTGAAAAGCTGATGGGTGGCGATGCTTCCGGCCGGGTATCCCGGTAAAGAAAGCGTTAAGGATCTCCCTGGGCGATTGCTGATACAAATAAACAGAGACGAATACGAACGTCTCATCAAGCATTAAAAATTGATTTAAACGAATGGCACGATTTTCACGAATTGAAGTGGCAACACAAATGAAATCCAGTGGAGTGGTTCCGCTTTTTTTTCATAGAGATGTAGAACTAAGCAAAAAAGTACTGGAAGCTGTCTATAAAGGCGGCGGGCGGTTTATTGAATTCACCAACCGGGGCGATTACGCTCACGAGATTTTTGGCGAGCTCAATAAATTTGCTGAAGAAAATTTGCCCGAAATGATTTTGGGCGCAGGAACAGTGGTGGATGCAGCAACCGCTTCACTATATATGCAGCTTGGAGCCAATTTTATTGTAACACCCATGCTGAAAGAAGACGTTGCTACAGTTTGCAATCGTCGTAAAGTTTTGTGGGCTCCGGGATGTGGTACTCTCACAGAAGTCTCCCGCGCAGAAGAACTTGGAGCCGAAATTATAAAAGTGTTTCCCGGCAGCCAGTTAGGGCCAGGATTTATCAAAGCGGTTACCGCTCCCTGTCCGTGGACCAGCCTGATGCCGACCGGAGGAGTAAAGGCCACCAAAGAAAATCTTTCAGGTTGGTTTAATGCCGGTGCTGTTTGTGTGGGAATGGGATCTGATCTCATCACCAAAGAGCATCTGGCCAATCGGGATTTTGAAGGTCTCGAAGCTCATGTCCGTGATACACTGGCACTGGTCGATTCGATCAGAAAAAAGTAAAAGAATTCAACGATTTCCGCTGAAATGATAATCTGGGGTAAGAAGTATTTCCTATGAAAAAAATGAGATTTAATCTGTTGATATTCACTCTTCTTTTGGGAGGGCTTTTTATTTCAGGTTGTGAACAGAAAACGGAGACAAAAGTAATTCGTTTGGGCCATGGATTGGACATCACACACCCGGTGCATAAAGCTATGGTGTTTATGGCGGAACAGGTTGATGAAAAGTCAGATGGTAGCCTTCAAATAAAAGTGTACCCCAGCCAACAGTTGGGAACAGAGCGCGAATTGATTGAGTTGTTGCAAATCGGGAGTTTGGGGATCACCAAAGTTTCTGCTGCCGTTCTTGAAAATTTCACACCCAAAGCACGGGTATTTAGTCTTCCGTATTTGTTCCGGGATGATGCCCACATGTATAACGTTCTGGATGGTGAAATTGGCCGGGAGTTATTGCTTGAGCCACAACATGCCTGGTTGCGGGGACTCACTTATTATGATGCGGGAAAACGAAGCTTTTATACCAAAGACAGGCCAATTGAAACGCCTGAAGATTTAGAAGGATTAAAAATCCGAGTGCTGGAAAGTCAGATGGCTATCAGTATGGTAAATGAACTTGGCGGATCACCTACACCGATTTCGTGGGGTGAATTATATTCCGCTTTGCAACAGGGAATTGTGGATGCCGCTGAAAATAATCCACCGTCTTTTCATACCTCCCGCCATTACGAAGTTTGCAAATATTACAGTCTTGATGAGCATACAGCTATCCCGGATGTACTTCTGATTGGCACCAATGTTTGGAATGACTTAACCGAAAATCAAAAAAAGTGGTTGCAGGAAGCCGCTGATACGTCTGCCATCTACCAAAGAAAGTTATGGCACGAAGCTGAAGAGACAGCACTAAGAGAAGTGGAAGCAGCCGGTGTGGAAATAAACAGGCCGGACAAAGAACCGTTCCGTGAACTTACGGAACCTATTTATAATCGCATTCAGCAAGAGTCGCCAGAAATTTATGAAGTCGTTGAACGAATCAGAGAAGTAGAATCGTAACCTCCCAGTTGTAGCATGAAGGAAAAAATAAACAAGTTTATCGGATGGTTTTTAGCACTGCTTATGGGATTGATGTTTCTTGCCGTGTTATGGCAGGTTTTTACCAGATATTTGTTAGGGGCTGCAAGTACATTCACAGAAGAATTAGCCCGGTTTTTACTGATCTGGATTGGGTTGCTGGGATCTGCATACATATCCGGAAGCAATATGCATCTGGCCATTGATATTTTACCTCAAAAATTAAAAGGAAAAAATAAACAGATACTTTCGTTGATTATAAACGTAATCATCATTCTGTTCGCTGCCACAGCTCTGATTATTGGTGGCGGAAAATTGGTATACATAAGCTATCTGCTGGGGCAGACATCTGCGGCTCTGCAAGTACCTTTAGCCTACATTTATATAATCATTCCGATTAGCGGTGTTCTTGTTATTTACTACAAGGTTTTAAATCTGATTGAGATATATCAGACAATGGAATCGAAAGAGCTAACTTTATAACCGAGATTTTAAATCATGGAACTTTTTGATGTATTAGTGTTAGTAGTGAGCTTTTTGATTCTTCTTGGCATTGGTGTTCCCATCGCCTGGAGCATCGGTACATCTACGTTATTAACGATGTTAATCAGCATTGATGTGATTCCGGCATTTACCACGATGGCCCAACGAATTGGCACCAGCCTCGATAGTTTTACTCTCTTAGCCATTCCGTTTTTCGTACTGGCAGGCCAGATTATGAACAGCGGCGGGATTGCATCGCGGCTCATCCGGTTCGCTAAGAATTTAATGGGATCGCTGCCCGGCGGGCTTGCCCATGTAAATGTGGTTGCGGCTATGCTGTTTGGTGCTGTAGCGGGGTCAGCTGTGGCAGCAGCCACGGCGGTGGGTAGTGTACTCGGGCCAAAAATGGAAGAAGAAGGATATTCCAGAGAGTTTGGTGCTGCAGTAAATATTACCTCTTCCACAACCGGGCTTTTAATTCCACCTTCTAATATTCTGATTATCTATTCGCTGGCCAGTGGTGGAGTGTCTATTGCAGCGCTGTTTTTGGCGGGATATGTTCCAGGCATTTTAACAGGTTTACTTCTAATGGTTGTAGCTGCCGTTTGGGCAAAACGTAAAAAATTTCCCACTAGTGAAAGAACCTCAGCCAAAGAACTGTTCCGAAGTTTTTTCGATGCCATTCCTTCATTATTTATGCTCATCATTGTTATTGGAGGAATTGTAGCGGGCATTTTTACAGCAACGGAGGCTTCTGCCATTGCCGTTTTATATACACTGATACTTGGATTTTACTACAAAGAATTATCGGTGAAAGCTCTCCCGGACCTGTTTCTTGAATCAGTGAAAACGACATCCATCGTGATGTTATTAATTGGTACGTCTATCGGTATGTCGTGGATTATGTCATACCAGGAAATTCCACAGACAGTTAGTGAAACCTTGCTGGGGATGAGCAGCAATCCGATCATCATTTTATTCATGATCAATTTTATCCTGCTTTTTGTAGGAACGTTTATGGATATGACCCCGGCAGTTTTGATTTTCACGCCCATATTTTTGCCGATTGTTGTAGAAATGGGAATGGATCCAACTCACTTCGGAATTATTATGATCCTCAATCTCTGTATCGGGCTTTGTACTCCCCCGGTGGGCTCTATTCTGTTTGTTGGCGTAGGCGTGGCCAAAACCAGTATTGTAAAAGTCGTGCGGCCACTTATACCTCTATTTTTGGCCATGATCGCAGCTTTAGGGTTGGTAACATACTTTCCCGAACTCAGTCTCTGGCTCCCAAGAATGTTTGGTTTTTAATGAGTCAATAATTGTTCAGTTCCTCTTGCGAGCCTTGAAATATCAATTTTAAAAGAATAGTTCAGCATGATGAAACCTTTAAATAACGAAACGGTTACGCGAAAAGCCGGCAGAATCAATAAAATTGTACAATTTGGTGAAGGAAATTTTCTGCGTGCATTTGTAGACTGGATGATCGAAAAAATAAATGAAGAAACAGATTTCAACGGATCTGTTACCGTCGTTCAGCCTATTTCTTCGGGAATGGTAGATATGCTGGAACAGCAGGATGGATTGTATCATGTTCAACTTCAGGGAATAAAAGATGGAAAACCATACTCCAGTATCGAATTGGTTACATGTGTGGAGAGAGGAATCAATCCATACGAAAATTATGAGGCTTTTCTTGAACTGGCTGAAAATCCTGATCTGGAATTTATCATATCCAATACCACCGAAGCCGGAATTGCTTTTGATGAAACCGATACGGATTACGAAACGATCCCAAATAGTTTTCCAGCCAAATTAACGGCACTACTGCATCATCGGTTTAAGCATTTTGATGGAGATCCAGGCAAAGCTCCGACGATTATTCCATGTGAGTTGATCGATAAAAATGGAAGCAAACTGAAAGAATATGTGCTCCGTTATGCAGACTTGTGGAATACAGATCCTGCGTTTAAAAAATGGGTGGATAAGGATGTAATTTTCTGTAATTCACTTGTAGACCGGATCGTCCCGGGATTTCCCAAAAATAAGATTGATGAAATTCAGCAAGAGATCGGATTTAAAGATCAGCTTGTTGTAAACGGCGAATATTTTCATCTGTGGGTGATTGAGGGGCCAGAGTCCATCCAGGAAAAACTGCCTTTCCATAAAGCTGGTTTAAACGTCAAATTTGTGGATTCTCTTGCCGCATACAGAACCCGGAAAGTGCGGATTCTCAATGGCCTTCATACCAGTATGGTGCCTGTGGGATATCTGGCAGGAGCACGAACCGTGAAAGAAGCGATGGATCATGAGGTAGTAGGCCCGTATTTAAAAACGGAGCTTTTTGATGAGATTATCCCCTCGCTTGATATGGCAGCTGACGAGCTGAAAACCTTTGCAAATGATGTATTGGATCGGTTTAAAAATCCATTTATAAAACATGAGTTGAGCGCGATTGCGCTGAACTCCGTTTCAAAATATAAAGTGCGGGTATTGCCGAGTTTGCTGTCCTACTACGAAAAGAAAAAGCAACTGCCAGATTATACGGTTTTTGCGCTGGCTGCGCTGATTCGTTTTTACAAAGGAGAGTGGAATGGAGAAAAAACTCCGATTAATGATTCGAAGGATGTTGTGGCATTCATTCAGGAAGCCTGGGAAAAAGAGAACTATGAAGAAGTGTCAAACATCGTGTTGAGTAACGAGAATTTTTGGGATGAAAATCTAACCGCCTATTCCGGTTTAAAAGAGAAAGTGGCAGATTATTTAGAACAAATTGATAAAAGAGGGATTTCCGCAACTATACAGGAATTTCTTTGATGTGAGGCATAAAATCTCTCGCTAATTCTTAATTTTTATGAAAAGATATTATGAGTAAAAGTACCCTGCAAATTCACCCGGATGACAACCTTTTGGTGGCTTTAACAGATTTGGAAGCAGGTGAAGCGGTGTTCGGCGGCGATCAAACGGTTACGGTTATGGAATCCGTACCTGCCAAGCACAAACTGGCTCTTTATGATTTGAAAGCCGGAGACAAAATCTATATGTATGGTGTTCTGGTTGGAACCGTGACTGAAGATGTTCCTCAAGGCGGATTGTTAACGACCCAAAATACCAAACATGAAGCTTCTCAATATTCGATCGGCCATGCTCAAAAAAACTGGACGGCTCCGGATGTAAGCCGATGGAAGGAAAAGACATTTATGGGCTATCACCAGCCGGATGGACAGGTGGGCACGGCAAATTATTGGCTCGTGGTACCGCTGGTTTTCTGTGAAAACAGAAATGTAAATACCATCAAAAATGCCTTCATGAAAGAGCTGGGATATGCAGATATCGATATGTATGAGGAGTATGTTTCGAGCTTGGTTCAATTATATAAAGAAGGCAAAACGGATCAGATTGAACAAATGCCCGAGCCGCCGGTAAAAAGTGATTTAAAGAAAACGGAACCAATTTTTAAAAATGTAGATGGAATTAAAT
It encodes:
- a CDS encoding DNA internalization-related competence protein ComEC/Rec2; the encoded protein is MGSRASYQFPFAAYPAVRIMLLLILGIIMANQFSPQPIHVISIFVFILVGWVLFEFILRRKWMVISSHAATVFYLVFIMSAATMIGILHHKNLSQKINEAKPIQYYEWEDVSITGEIIEAGKSSSGRKVFTVRVTETNIAEEAIWKEDYNVRLYADQNVNEKLSEGDIVDANIRLYEFPEQRNPHKFDYGDWLNSKGIVAHGELNDFLIVKEEQWWDLGSLRSTILRNAENLFHKDEASLAKALLLGYKDDLSTESKQQFARAGLSHIMAVSGLHVGFIVAPFWFLIPFMWGSKKGKWFGLIILTLLLICYAGITGFSASVSRASLMAWLLTYGRLFHKVRNSINLTALAAIILLLINPDQLFDPGFQLSFSAVFIILLVMPEAQRLIPRKYHFGWIGGLITIILVSIVVQLGLFPILINYFGEFSVVGPLSNALVIPLMTIVVPIGLILVLIGPVIPEILVLPIDYALKWIQSVATFTGGSNLSFVTLNEFSFSLFFIWLFGILLIASQRIPKIRWKMLICLLLAMNGFMFEQVIHQTEAKKLKVTFLDVGQGDAIHIQTPNNKHLLVDAGRWSPGSNSGEDVILPYLEIKGIKKLEAIFLSHPHADHIGGIVEILDHVHVDTIYQSDVEYDSNLYQSFMDLAEQKRIPVKYPQAGNIINADPSIRVFVLGPEENVYQSNPNNRSLVFKIVYGSTSILFSGDAEKEQEEMIAQRYGDFLKSDLYKVGHHASNTSSSASFIRLIGPSITVASLAFENRFGHPGTRAVSRLHEYSSQQHYTSLSGAVLFESDGKAFRRIEWKEFD
- the uxaC gene encoding glucuronate isomerase, producing the protein MDTIQKNKSSIGARDFLLNNDYAKTLYHESAKDLPIIDYHCHIPPAEIASDKQFKNLTEIWLAGDHYKWRAMRTMGVDEDFITGNASSEDKFKKWAETVPYTLRNPLYHWTHLELKRYFDIDEFLTPETADKIYRECNEKLQTKEFSTRSLIRKMNVSVICTTDDPADSLNHHQKIKEDGFDVKVLPGFRPDAAYNFADSASYNDYLDRLGEAANTEISSYDDLIQALFNRMDFFHENGCRLSDHGLKKLYYRPSSQQNVNSYFEKIRSGSPLTGEEQEVLTYSILTELGRQYSKKGWVQQFHLGALRNTNSRMMKQLGPDTGFDSVGDYSQAEDMASFFNELDTNDQLAKTIIYNLNPSDNTVFATMAGNFNDGSVRGKMQYGSAWWFLDQKDGIEDQLNVLSNMGLLSCFIGMLTDSRSFLSYPRHEYFRRVLCNLIGTDIANDELPADLEWTGKIVSDICYGNADTYFNF
- a CDS encoding sugar kinase, giving the protein MKKVVTFGEIMLRLSPPEHLRFSQANSFDVIYGGGESNVASSLANFGMPSEFVTRLPKNDIGQCALGELRKRGVKTDHIAFGGERLGIYFLETGAVSRGSKVVYDRAHSAISTIEKGMIDWEEVFEDAQWFHWTGITPAISQGAADATKEAIEVANKLGLTVSTDLNYRTKLWKYGKEPGEIMPDLVAGCDIILGNEEDAEKHFGIHPADVDVTKGDTVDSDAYRSVCEQLYERFPKSKKIITTLRGSISASHNTWSGVLYNGEEFLDTDTYDITHIVDRVGGGDSFMAGLIYGLINFDGNDQKALDFAVAASCLKHTIFGDVNLATVEEVEKLMGGDASGRVSR
- a CDS encoding bifunctional 4-hydroxy-2-oxoglutarate aldolase/2-dehydro-3-deoxy-phosphogluconate aldolase, with product MARFSRIEVATQMKSSGVVPLFFHRDVELSKKVLEAVYKGGGRFIEFTNRGDYAHEIFGELNKFAEENLPEMILGAGTVVDAATASLYMQLGANFIVTPMLKEDVATVCNRRKVLWAPGCGTLTEVSRAEELGAEIIKVFPGSQLGPGFIKAVTAPCPWTSLMPTGGVKATKENLSGWFNAGAVCVGMGSDLITKEHLANRDFEGLEAHVRDTLALVDSIRKK
- a CDS encoding TRAP transporter substrate-binding protein; translation: MKKMRFNLLIFTLLLGGLFISGCEQKTETKVIRLGHGLDITHPVHKAMVFMAEQVDEKSDGSLQIKVYPSQQLGTERELIELLQIGSLGITKVSAAVLENFTPKARVFSLPYLFRDDAHMYNVLDGEIGRELLLEPQHAWLRGLTYYDAGKRSFYTKDRPIETPEDLEGLKIRVLESQMAISMVNELGGSPTPISWGELYSALQQGIVDAAENNPPSFHTSRHYEVCKYYSLDEHTAIPDVLLIGTNVWNDLTENQKKWLQEAADTSAIYQRKLWHEAEETALREVEAAGVEINRPDKEPFRELTEPIYNRIQQESPEIYEVVERIREVES
- a CDS encoding TRAP transporter small permease, whose product is MKEKINKFIGWFLALLMGLMFLAVLWQVFTRYLLGAASTFTEELARFLLIWIGLLGSAYISGSNMHLAIDILPQKLKGKNKQILSLIINVIIILFAATALIIGGGKLVYISYLLGQTSAALQVPLAYIYIIIPISGVLVIYYKVLNLIEIYQTMESKELTL
- a CDS encoding TRAP transporter large permease is translated as MELFDVLVLVVSFLILLGIGVPIAWSIGTSTLLTMLISIDVIPAFTTMAQRIGTSLDSFTLLAIPFFVLAGQIMNSGGIASRLIRFAKNLMGSLPGGLAHVNVVAAMLFGAVAGSAVAAATAVGSVLGPKMEEEGYSREFGAAVNITSSTTGLLIPPSNILIIYSLASGGVSIAALFLAGYVPGILTGLLLMVVAAVWAKRKKFPTSERTSAKELFRSFFDAIPSLFMLIIVIGGIVAGIFTATEASAIAVLYTLILGFYYKELSVKALPDLFLESVKTTSIVMLLIGTSIGMSWIMSYQEIPQTVSETLLGMSSNPIIILFMINFILLFVGTFMDMTPAVLIFTPIFLPIVVEMGMDPTHFGIIMILNLCIGLCTPPVGSILFVGVGVAKTSIVKVVRPLIPLFLAMIAALGLVTYFPELSLWLPRMFGF
- a CDS encoding tagaturonate reductase, which encodes MMKPLNNETVTRKAGRINKIVQFGEGNFLRAFVDWMIEKINEETDFNGSVTVVQPISSGMVDMLEQQDGLYHVQLQGIKDGKPYSSIELVTCVERGINPYENYEAFLELAENPDLEFIISNTTEAGIAFDETDTDYETIPNSFPAKLTALLHHRFKHFDGDPGKAPTIIPCELIDKNGSKLKEYVLRYADLWNTDPAFKKWVDKDVIFCNSLVDRIVPGFPKNKIDEIQQEIGFKDQLVVNGEYFHLWVIEGPESIQEKLPFHKAGLNVKFVDSLAAYRTRKVRILNGLHTSMVPVGYLAGARTVKEAMDHEVVGPYLKTELFDEIIPSLDMAADELKTFANDVLDRFKNPFIKHELSAIALNSVSKYKVRVLPSLLSYYEKKKQLPDYTVFALAALIRFYKGEWNGEKTPINDSKDVVAFIQEAWEKENYEEVSNIVLSNENFWDENLTAYSGLKEKVADYLEQIDKRGISATIQEFL